From the genome of Gemmatimonadota bacterium, one region includes:
- a CDS encoding PilZ domain-containing protein: MTHAQPDDSGPVPKALQRIALLIETGPFEGHYVTKVLKCVEGGFRAYAPSFRASVLPIPVGHPLRVHFTHEGEHYDYPARIEERYPGPIPMILVSPPKGRVQAVQRREYHRMAAGIAVHVEPHAPLPSSPVPGPPCEATTVNLSLGGVLLESPELYPEGALLDLTLALPDDRPPLTLRTEVLRDSGRSARGPHGGWFLATEFTRLDQTTHDRIAHTVYLLQRVLRQDEPEGEAEGE, translated from the coding sequence ATGACCCATGCGCAACCTGACGACAGCGGGCCTGTGCCAAAGGCGCTGCAGCGGATTGCGCTCCTCATCGAGACCGGTCCCTTCGAAGGGCACTATGTCACCAAAGTACTGAAATGCGTGGAAGGGGGTTTTCGAGCCTACGCCCCGTCATTCCGGGCCAGTGTTCTTCCGATTCCGGTCGGACATCCGCTTCGTGTTCACTTCACGCATGAGGGTGAACACTACGACTATCCCGCACGGATTGAAGAGCGGTACCCGGGGCCGATTCCGATGATTCTCGTCTCCCCCCCAAAGGGGCGGGTGCAGGCGGTTCAGCGTCGCGAGTACCATCGCATGGCGGCGGGCATTGCGGTCCATGTGGAACCTCATGCACCGCTCCCGTCAAGCCCCGTCCCCGGGCCTCCCTGCGAAGCGACGACCGTCAATCTGAGCCTTGGCGGCGTGCTGCTGGAGTCTCCAGAACTCTACCCGGAGGGCGCGCTGCTGGACTTGACGCTGGCCCTCCCCGACGATCGCCCCCCACTGACGCTGCGCACCGAGGTTCTCCGGGACTCCGGCCGCTCCGCCAGGGGGCCTCATGGAGGCTGGTTCCTCGCGACGGAGTTCACCAGACTCGACCAGACTACGCACGACCGGATTGCGCACACCGTGTATCTTCTCCAGCGAGTGCTCCGACAAGATGAGCCCGAGGGGGAAGCGGAGGGAGAATGA
- a CDS encoding methyl-accepting chemotaxis protein, with the protein MKRLSVFLYRVRFVAAALLLVAMVSTAAWLHDSPSAWKLYLTGLLGGGCVAAVAGIGKLRALQRWEVVGQRLSRTLSEDPPEVPETTAGASSVDEQTHELADRLHATVEATRTLRSRSTEISEILKVIHDITDQTHLLAINASIIAAQAGDEGRGFGVVAEEMRNLSERAASSSRETEILAENLRDEVAHAARDIIRSGEALETLRGSVRELDDSLRALRAGRKAENQERRELIAELDRAPGRGGGATA; encoded by the coding sequence GTGAAGCGCCTTTCCGTGTTCTTGTACCGAGTCCGCTTCGTCGCGGCGGCGCTTCTTCTTGTGGCGATGGTCTCCACCGCCGCATGGCTTCACGACTCACCCTCCGCGTGGAAGCTGTACCTGACCGGGCTTCTCGGGGGGGGGTGCGTGGCCGCAGTTGCGGGAATCGGAAAGCTCCGAGCTCTCCAGCGCTGGGAGGTCGTTGGGCAACGGCTCTCGCGAACACTCTCGGAGGACCCGCCGGAAGTGCCCGAAACGACCGCTGGCGCTTCCAGCGTGGATGAGCAGACACACGAACTGGCGGACCGCCTGCACGCCACCGTGGAAGCCACGCGAACTCTGCGGAGTCGGTCCACAGAAATCAGCGAGATCCTCAAGGTGATCCACGACATCACCGACCAGACCCATCTCCTTGCGATCAATGCTTCCATCATCGCCGCGCAGGCCGGGGACGAGGGCCGGGGGTTTGGCGTCGTCGCGGAGGAAATGCGCAATCTGTCTGAGCGTGCCGCCAGTTCGTCCCGGGAGACGGAGATTCTGGCCGAGAACCTGCGCGATGAGGTAGCCCATGCCGCACGGGACATCATCCGCTCCGGAGAGGCTCTCGAGACGCTCCGTGGCAGTGTCCGCGAACTGGACGACAGTCTTCGCGCGCTTCGCGCCGGCCGCAAGGCGGAGAATCAGGAACGACGGGAACTGATTGCGGAGCTGGATCGCGCACCGGGCCGCGGGGGAGGAGCGACAGCATGA